The following are encoded in a window of Roseimaritima ulvae genomic DNA:
- a CDS encoding neutral/alkaline non-lysosomal ceramidase N-terminal domain-containing protein produces the protein MLKLVISVLTLMTFGSSLAEADESLWNAGAAKAVITPQQSLWMAGYGGRTQPANGKRTELWAKALVLEDSKGHRGLVLTLDLVGIDRTLSQAICETIEEQHGLSREQIVICCSHTHTGPVVGRNLAPLHYMGLEQEQQKAVDEWVASFHKTVLSVVTDAIDRMSPSRLSWGSGSASFAVNRRENVPESTVPQARTSGTLRGPFDHDVPVLAVRDTDTKLTAVLFGYACHATVLSDYQWSGDYPGFAQQELEASHPDCVALFFAGCGADQNPLPRRTATLARHYGRRLATAVDAVLLTTQMTSVTADLTTHYSEQDLPLGDLPSRQQIERNAESSNRFEAARARLLLEQLDAGQSLQSTYPYPISAWKLGEEIQFVALGGEVVVDYALRLKTELSGTKTWVAGYANDVMAYIPSRRVLAEGGYEGGGAMVYYGLPAPWAPEIENQIVNEVTRSLGYVGSSLP, from the coding sequence ATGCTCAAATTAGTTATTTCTGTCCTGACTCTGATGACTTTTGGCAGCAGTTTGGCAGAGGCAGACGAATCGCTTTGGAATGCCGGTGCGGCGAAAGCGGTGATCACCCCTCAACAGTCGTTATGGATGGCCGGATATGGTGGACGCACGCAGCCAGCCAACGGTAAACGCACCGAATTGTGGGCTAAGGCACTGGTATTGGAGGATTCTAAGGGGCATCGCGGTCTGGTCCTGACGCTGGACTTGGTAGGCATCGATCGCACGCTCTCCCAAGCGATTTGCGAAACAATCGAAGAGCAACACGGGTTGTCGCGAGAGCAGATCGTGATCTGTTGTTCTCACACCCACACCGGACCGGTTGTGGGCCGCAATTTGGCACCGCTGCATTACATGGGGTTGGAGCAGGAGCAGCAAAAAGCCGTGGATGAGTGGGTGGCAAGCTTTCACAAAACGGTGCTCAGCGTGGTCACCGACGCGATCGACCGGATGTCTCCCAGCCGCCTATCCTGGGGCAGCGGCTCGGCTAGTTTTGCGGTCAATCGGCGCGAGAACGTTCCCGAAAGCACCGTTCCTCAGGCCCGGACCTCCGGCACGCTGCGGGGCCCCTTTGATCACGATGTTCCGGTGCTGGCCGTCCGAGATACCGATACCAAGCTAACCGCGGTCCTGTTTGGATACGCCTGCCACGCAACGGTTTTGAGCGATTACCAATGGTCGGGCGATTACCCGGGATTCGCTCAGCAGGAACTGGAAGCCAGCCATCCGGACTGTGTGGCGTTATTTTTCGCCGGTTGTGGCGCCGATCAAAATCCGCTCCCGCGGCGCACCGCCACCTTGGCACGCCATTATGGTCGCCGCTTGGCTACGGCCGTTGACGCCGTGCTGTTGACCACCCAGATGACCTCCGTGACGGCGGACCTGACGACCCACTACAGCGAGCAGGATCTCCCTCTGGGCGACTTGCCAAGCCGTCAGCAGATCGAACGCAACGCGGAATCCTCCAACCGCTTCGAAGCCGCTCGAGCCCGCCTTCTGCTCGAGCAACTTGATGCCGGCCAGTCGCTCCAATCCACCTACCCCTATCCGATCAGCGCATGGAAGCTCGGCGAGGAGATTCAGTTTGTCGCCCTGGGAGGCGAAGTGGTGGTCGATTACGCGCTACGTCTGAAAACGGAATTGTCCGGCACCAAGACATGGGTGGCCGGATACGCGAATGACGTGATGGCTTACATTCCCTCGCGGCGAGTGCTGGCCGAAGGCGGTTACGAAGGCGGCGGAGCGATGGTCTATTACGGCTTGCCCGCGCCCTGGGCACCGGAAATCGAAAACCAAATCGTCAACGAAGTAACCCGTAGCCT
- a CDS encoding ABC transporter ATP-binding protein has protein sequence MQDSTGASISGHQLQIQFCNGATVFDDLDFEIRSGQMVAIVGPSGCGKTTLLRAIAGLQDIHSGCLRFDPPLAQGRGMLGYVFQKAALMPWRTAWRNVALPLELIDKPNAPRRREHQTLASQWLQTVGLQPDDYQKLPEQLSGGMQMRVSIARALITDPSVLLLDEPFSALDDLLRIRLGLLLQQLWMQRKRTVVLVTHNIQEAVQNSQRVLVMNHGNLLGEVAVDLPYPRTQAMVGDGVLLPYVDQVTHMLQGSEDE, from the coding sequence GTGCAAGATTCGACCGGCGCTTCCATTTCCGGGCATCAGCTGCAAATTCAATTTTGCAATGGTGCCACGGTCTTTGATGATTTGGATTTTGAGATCCGCAGTGGTCAAATGGTTGCCATCGTAGGCCCCAGTGGTTGTGGCAAGACGACGCTGTTGCGGGCCATTGCCGGCTTGCAGGACATTCATTCGGGATGCCTGCGTTTCGATCCCCCCTTGGCGCAAGGCCGCGGGATGCTGGGTTATGTGTTTCAAAAAGCGGCATTGATGCCTTGGCGAACCGCTTGGCGCAATGTTGCCTTGCCGCTGGAGTTGATCGACAAACCGAATGCTCCGCGACGACGTGAACACCAAACGCTGGCATCGCAGTGGTTGCAGACAGTGGGGCTGCAACCGGATGATTATCAAAAATTGCCCGAGCAATTATCCGGTGGCATGCAGATGCGGGTTTCGATCGCCCGAGCACTGATCACCGACCCTTCGGTACTGCTGCTCGATGAGCCGTTTTCCGCACTCGATGACCTGCTAAGGATTCGACTCGGTTTGTTGCTGCAACAACTGTGGATGCAGCGCAAACGCACGGTGGTGTTGGTTACCCATAATATTCAAGAAGCCGTGCAGAATAGTCAGCGTGTGCTGGTGATGAATCACGGCAATCTTTTGGGTGAGGTAGCGGTCGACTTGCCATACCCGCGGACCCAAGCCATGGTAGGCGACGGCGTGTTATTGCCATACGTCGATCAGGTGACCCATATGCTGCAGGGCTCGGAAGACGAATGA
- a CDS encoding ABC transporter permease yields MNRSPSRPRSSRARSRWNAVLPVALVAGVLIAVWELIIRVGDVHRVLLPHPWEVFQDAWTHRSELLLGCLITGWAAIVGLLVSVVVGTIIGILFSHFRSLRIGFFPYVMFLQTVPIIGIAPLLVTWSGYQFRTVVYVVVIISLFPIINSVTTGLLSTEPQLRDLFGVYQTGRIKTLYKLRFPAAVPFILVGVRTAGGLAVIGAIVGDFFIGFGGQHDGLGTLMLSWLNQQKTATLMAAMFASAAVGLVLYGLINLLAVTGLKKWNRKFDS; encoded by the coding sequence ATGAATCGGTCTCCATCACGTCCCCGCTCGTCACGCGCACGAAGTCGCTGGAACGCCGTACTGCCGGTGGCTCTGGTGGCGGGCGTGTTGATCGCCGTATGGGAACTGATCATCCGCGTGGGAGATGTGCACCGGGTGTTGTTGCCACATCCATGGGAAGTCTTTCAGGACGCTTGGACGCACCGAAGTGAATTGTTGCTGGGGTGTTTGATCACGGGCTGGGCGGCCATTGTGGGACTGCTGGTCAGCGTCGTGGTGGGAACCATCATTGGCATCCTGTTCAGCCACTTTCGCAGTCTGCGGATTGGCTTTTTCCCCTATGTCATGTTCCTGCAAACGGTGCCCATCATCGGCATCGCTCCGCTGCTGGTCACCTGGAGCGGTTATCAATTCCGCACCGTGGTGTATGTGGTGGTGATCATCAGCTTGTTTCCGATCATCAATAGTGTGACCACCGGTTTGTTATCGACTGAACCTCAGTTGCGAGATTTATTCGGTGTTTATCAAACCGGCCGCATCAAGACGTTGTACAAGCTGCGTTTTCCCGCAGCGGTGCCCTTCATTCTGGTGGGCGTGCGGACGGCTGGTGGATTGGCCGTGATCGGAGCCATCGTAGGTGATTTCTTCATCGGCTTTGGCGGTCAACACGACGGGCTGGGCACGTTGATGCTCAGCTGGTTGAATCAGCAGAAAACGGCCACCTTGATGGCGGCCATGTTCGCCAGCGCAGCGGTCGGACTGGTGCTGTACGGACTGATCAATCTGTTGGCCGTCACCGGGCTGAAGAAATGGAATCGTAAGTTCGATTCCTAA
- a CDS encoding beta-ketoacyl-[acyl-carrier-protein] synthase family protein has protein sequence MKRRVVITGIGLVTPLGSAVQTFWRRLVNGESGIAPIQSFDASEYPVRIAAEVRDWSLADIGEHPRQWPKCPRQTMFSLGAGISAVQDAGVLDSHLDPRRMGVYLGCGEPFTDFDSFTRSIDSANTASSDAQPTVPLHTFDPHRDAAEIEQQYTPNMPALQLAARVGAQGPNLNCIAACVSATQAIGQSLRMIRRGDADVMLCGGAHSCVHPFGVTGFSRLSALSQRNDAPQSASRPFDRDRDGFVIGEGAAVLVAEEYEQARARGANIYGELRGYGSTQDAFRVTDTHPDGRGSIAAMRRALADGGLAASDIEYVNAHGTGTQLNDKVETRAFKQVFGASVDALPISSTKSMLGHATTACGAIELAASLLAMQAEVIPPTINLDHPDPNCDLDYVPNTARERRCRHVLSNNIGFGGQNAALVVSQISHSFRDSLQRAA, from the coding sequence ATGAAACGTCGCGTAGTAATCACAGGTATCGGCTTGGTGACTCCGCTGGGATCCGCCGTGCAGACGTTCTGGCGGCGGCTGGTCAACGGGGAATCCGGGATCGCCCCCATCCAGAGTTTCGATGCCAGCGAGTACCCGGTGCGGATTGCCGCCGAGGTCCGTGATTGGTCGCTGGCCGACATCGGCGAACATCCGCGGCAGTGGCCCAAATGCCCGCGTCAAACCATGTTCTCGCTCGGTGCCGGGATTTCTGCAGTCCAGGACGCAGGTGTGCTGGACAGCCATCTGGACCCGCGACGCATGGGCGTGTATCTGGGTTGTGGCGAACCGTTTACCGACTTCGATTCCTTTACTCGTTCGATCGATAGCGCCAACACTGCATCGTCGGACGCCCAGCCCACGGTCCCGCTGCACACGTTTGATCCCCACCGAGACGCTGCCGAAATCGAGCAGCAGTACACGCCCAACATGCCGGCACTGCAACTGGCAGCCCGTGTCGGCGCGCAAGGACCGAACTTAAACTGCATCGCCGCCTGTGTGTCGGCCACGCAAGCCATTGGCCAATCGCTGCGGATGATCCGCCGCGGCGATGCGGACGTGATGCTGTGCGGCGGTGCGCACAGTTGCGTCCATCCGTTTGGCGTCACCGGATTTTCGCGTCTATCCGCACTCAGCCAACGCAACGATGCGCCGCAATCTGCCTCGCGTCCGTTCGACCGTGACCGCGATGGTTTTGTGATCGGCGAAGGTGCGGCCGTATTGGTCGCCGAAGAATACGAACAAGCGCGGGCACGTGGAGCCAACATCTATGGCGAGCTTCGCGGCTATGGTTCCACCCAAGACGCCTTCCGTGTGACCGACACGCATCCCGATGGTCGCGGCAGCATCGCGGCGATGCGGCGGGCCCTGGCCGATGGTGGGCTGGCGGCCAGCGATATCGAATATGTGAATGCTCATGGCACAGGGACTCAGTTGAACGATAAAGTGGAAACCCGAGCCTTCAAACAAGTCTTCGGAGCATCCGTCGACGCGCTGCCGATCTCGAGCACTAAAAGTATGCTTGGACACGCGACCACGGCCTGCGGTGCGATTGAATTGGCGGCCAGCCTGCTGGCGATGCAAGCCGAAGTCATTCCGCCCACAATCAATCTGGATCATCCCGACCCAAACTGCGATTTGGACTACGTTCCCAACACGGCTCGCGAGCGTCGTTGCCGGCACGTGTTATCGAACAACATCGGCTTTGGCGGGCAGAACGCGGCCTTGGTGGTTTCGCAGATCAGCCACAGCTTCCGCGACTCACTGCAGCGGGCTGCTTAG
- a CDS encoding beta-ketoacyl synthase N-terminal-like domain-containing protein, with protein MPAQRSARDAIVITGIGVITPWGCTLDSLQQTIHQPRSTGPGGQADFAGHVDDFGPLSPQTKRTIRKSLKLMNRETQMGVAAAQHAITDSRLSEAGYDLERVGVCFGAGNVEIRREGFEAGVAACREALGEFDPRVWGDYGIPTVDPLWILRVLPNMPACHAAIANDLRGPNNTITQAAVATVMAFEEARHAILDGDADAMIVGGTGTGFLEANRSLADATDAADCGSEAITTPAEAAGAFVLERLDAAIKRQATVYAEVLATASTTVIDAQHRAEPYQAARAAVATAVERSGVAAPSIGLLHADPQFVDFGQATEHLKATQIRSLKPHIGDAAAGSSAIEIAASLLSVHNGPSVAINVQAMPNGLASCLVLGKVERTAA; from the coding sequence ATGCCGGCACAACGTTCTGCGCGCGATGCGATCGTGATCACGGGAATCGGGGTGATCACGCCGTGGGGCTGCACGCTGGATAGCCTCCAGCAGACGATTCATCAACCGCGGTCGACCGGGCCAGGCGGACAAGCGGACTTTGCGGGACACGTCGACGACTTTGGGCCGCTTTCTCCGCAGACCAAACGCACGATTCGCAAGTCTTTGAAGTTGATGAATCGCGAGACTCAAATGGGCGTGGCCGCCGCCCAGCATGCGATCACTGACAGCCGCCTGTCCGAAGCGGGCTACGATCTGGAACGCGTGGGGGTGTGTTTTGGAGCGGGCAATGTCGAGATTCGTCGCGAAGGATTTGAAGCCGGCGTTGCGGCTTGCCGCGAAGCGTTGGGGGAGTTCGATCCGAGGGTTTGGGGCGATTATGGAATCCCCACCGTCGACCCGCTGTGGATCCTGCGAGTGTTGCCCAACATGCCGGCTTGTCATGCGGCGATCGCCAACGATCTGCGAGGCCCCAACAACACCATCACGCAAGCCGCCGTGGCGACGGTGATGGCCTTCGAGGAAGCCCGTCATGCGATCCTCGACGGGGACGCCGACGCCATGATCGTCGGCGGTACAGGCACCGGATTCTTGGAAGCCAACCGTTCCCTTGCCGACGCGACCGATGCCGCCGATTGCGGTTCCGAAGCCATCACTACTCCGGCCGAGGCCGCCGGCGCGTTTGTCCTGGAACGGCTCGACGCGGCCATTAAACGCCAGGCCACGGTCTATGCGGAAGTATTGGCGACAGCATCGACAACCGTGATCGACGCCCAACATCGCGCGGAGCCCTATCAAGCGGCCCGGGCAGCGGTCGCTACGGCTGTGGAACGTTCGGGCGTGGCCGCACCGTCGATTGGGCTGCTGCACGCCGACCCCCAATTCGTCGACTTCGGCCAAGCCACCGAACACCTGAAGGCAACCCAAATCCGGTCGCTCAAGCCGCACATTGGCGATGCGGCGGCGGGCAGCAGCGCGATCGAAATCGCCGCGTCGCTGTTGTCGGTTCACAACGGCCCCTCGGTGGCGATCAACGTACAAGCGATGCCAAATGGTTTGGCCAGTTGTCTGGTCTTGGGAAAGGTGGAAAGGACGGCAGCATGA
- a CDS encoding phosphatase PAP2 family protein: MDSSWQPPLLACDVDDSGIVEPIDVLFVINRLNRFGPEALPDREVGSTEPYFDTDGDGWVMPLDALLVINLLNRRTPSPLLTAGVAVESDPNGNAVIVGDSGGVSGQTGPLSVVSLQVSAGGSIEQYSTQADALGRFSVDVPLELGRNEIEVSVRNALGYERIRRLSMVRGDILQDWNAAALNVVREWSTTSDDPYQGRIVTSAPPQVARNLAMIHGAMFDTLNSFAGDYHSYLPSQSPPSDAVPVAAAAAAAHQVASTLYSESDELAVWDASLHESLRGFGDADLTGSLNFGRSIGNAFLEARREDGADTTGSHTAGDAPGDWERTAPDFLPPLLPAWADVTPFALESANQFRPAAPPSLDSQQYADSVDEVMRIGGYSSTERTADQTEIAIFWADGGGTYTPPGHWNQIASETISAQQLGLLESARTFALVNYALADAGIASWDAKYGYDFWRPIDAIRYAETDGNASTVTVENWLPLVATPPFPTYTSGHSTFSGAAAEVLTGLFGDNFAFSSEIDRRPSAAQKPLAEDRIVTRHFTSFWHAAEEAGISRIYGGIHFDFDNTAGLESGRGVGQWVATRLLQPKAS, encoded by the coding sequence ATGGATTCCTCTTGGCAGCCGCCATTGCTTGCTTGCGATGTTGACGACTCTGGCATCGTCGAGCCGATCGATGTGTTGTTCGTCATCAATCGACTCAATCGGTTTGGCCCGGAAGCGCTTCCAGATCGCGAGGTGGGGTCCACCGAACCGTATTTCGATACGGACGGTGATGGCTGGGTGATGCCGCTTGACGCTTTATTGGTGATCAACCTGTTGAATCGCCGCACACCTTCGCCGCTGCTGACGGCTGGCGTGGCGGTGGAGTCGGATCCCAATGGCAACGCAGTCATCGTTGGAGATTCCGGGGGCGTCTCTGGCCAGACAGGCCCGTTGTCAGTGGTCTCGTTGCAGGTTTCGGCAGGCGGCTCGATCGAACAATATTCCACGCAAGCGGATGCACTGGGGCGGTTTTCGGTCGACGTGCCCTTGGAACTTGGCCGCAACGAAATTGAAGTTTCCGTTCGCAACGCACTGGGCTATGAACGGATTCGGCGGCTATCGATGGTCCGCGGAGATATTCTGCAGGACTGGAACGCCGCCGCTTTGAACGTGGTTCGCGAATGGTCGACGACTTCGGATGATCCCTATCAGGGCCGTATCGTGACCAGCGCACCGCCTCAGGTGGCGCGTAACCTGGCGATGATCCATGGAGCGATGTTCGATACGCTCAATAGTTTCGCTGGCGATTACCATTCGTACTTGCCTTCCCAATCGCCGCCCAGCGACGCTGTGCCTGTAGCGGCCGCCGCCGCAGCGGCTCATCAAGTTGCTTCGACGCTCTATTCCGAAAGCGATGAATTGGCGGTGTGGGACGCATCGCTGCACGAATCGCTGCGTGGGTTCGGGGATGCGGATTTGACAGGCAGTCTGAATTTCGGGCGCTCCATTGGCAACGCTTTTCTGGAAGCTCGCCGGGAAGATGGCGCGGACACAACTGGCAGTCATACCGCTGGCGATGCTCCGGGCGACTGGGAGCGCACCGCGCCCGATTTCCTGCCGCCGCTACTTCCCGCCTGGGCGGACGTGACGCCCTTTGCACTCGAATCCGCCAACCAATTTCGTCCCGCTGCCCCGCCTTCGCTCGATTCGCAGCAATACGCCGACTCGGTCGACGAAGTCATGCGGATCGGAGGTTACAGCAGTACCGAACGCACGGCGGATCAAACGGAAATCGCTATTTTTTGGGCCGACGGCGGCGGCACTTACACACCACCTGGACACTGGAATCAAATTGCCAGTGAGACGATCTCGGCGCAGCAACTCGGGCTCCTCGAATCGGCTCGTACCTTTGCTTTAGTGAACTATGCCTTGGCCGACGCTGGGATCGCTTCTTGGGACGCCAAATACGGCTACGACTTCTGGCGTCCGATCGACGCGATTCGCTACGCCGAAACCGATGGTAACGCGTCCACGGTCACGGTGGAGAACTGGCTCCCGCTGGTTGCCACGCCTCCGTTTCCTACCTATACGTCTGGGCACAGCACCTTTAGCGGCGCTGCAGCGGAAGTGTTAACGGGGCTGTTCGGTGACAACTTTGCTTTCTCAAGCGAAATCGATCGACGTCCATCGGCGGCCCAAAAACCGCTGGCCGAAGATCGCATCGTGACCCGCCACTTCACCAGCTTTTGGCACGCCGCCGAAGAAGCCGGTATCAGCCGTATCTATGGCGGGATTCATTTTGACTTTGACAATACGGCGGGGCTGGAATCCGGCCGCGGCGTCGGGCAATGGGTTGCCACTCGCTTGCTCCAGCCAAAGGCTAGCTGA